The region CAACTTTCTACATATCAACAATAAGGCTGTTTAGCTTTCTTAGAATTTGtgtgttcactagagtagcacttttaatttcctttaagaactttttttcCGAATTCACAATTTGGCTGACTCGTGCAAGAGGTCTAGCTGttggcctgtctcagctttcaacatgccttcctcgcTATGCTTAATCATTTccaacttttgatttaaagtgagagacgtgaaaatctttctttaactagaacacttagaggccattgtagggttactTGGCCTACTTTTAATATTGCATCTCAGAGATTaaggaggcccaaggagagagaaagtgacaGGGAATGGccatcagaacacacacaacatttattaagtttgctCTCCTATGGGCACTGTTCGTGATGCtcccaaacaattacaataataatatcaaagatcactgatcatcataaaagatataataataataattttgaagtattacaataattaccaaaatgtgacacagagacacaaagcacATACTATTGAAAAAGTAGCAGGCTTACCACTAGCTTTCAGTCTGTAAAAATCTCattatctgtgaagcacaataaaatgaggtatacctgtattcaataaaaaataattgaataaataaatgaatgaaatggagCTGGGGTGACAGTACCCAGGATATATTATGTCAATGACCTCAAacatctattcatttttttctggtgaaAACCTTTGCACATAAGCCAATTGTCACCAATCCTCTGTTCATAATCATCAAAATTGATTTAACACAATCTCAATCACACATTATCACAATTGCAGTGCCCACTGAGGTGAGagaattcaaaaagaaatttacatttctgtatcatacaaaagtagaaaaataacttcagaaacagaaaagtagCTTTACTCAAAGCTAATCACAGAGGCAGGCAAGCGCAATTGTATCTGGTGAAAGGAGCAAAAGCAAGTGTATAAATACCGTAATAAACCATGATACTTTCACATCCAATACATAATGGAGCAAGAAGTTGGAAAACACGGACTGTAATGATCAGATGGTTAAGATACCATGGTTCATTCTTTTCTACATGACTCCTTGTTAAGAGTCACTGTGTAATCctccaacttttctttttctcttttttgactATTTGAATCAAAGTCTAATATAATTGAATTGTAAATGATAAAGGATTATCTGAGGAAGCAAAATTATTTAGAGATTAGTCTCAGAGAAGAAATGATGTCATGTATAATTCCTGatataatattctaaaagaaTGTATCATTAGAAACAGAGAAAACTGGCAAATGACCATTTCCAAATTCCACAGGAAGATCATTATTATTGTCATAGtgctataattttgaaatattctaaaGCCTAAATCTTTTTTCTATATGCATTACATTATCTGGGAAAGGTTATACGGTACTCAACATATTTCGCAAAatgttatatctaaaaaaatttaGTTATTCCCCTCagcaaacttttatttatttatttactttttatttcttcttaggcATTACTCTCAAATACTATAAGATTATTGACTATACAGTTGTGAATATCTACTAGCATACATGGCAACCAACAGTTTACCAACTTCAGTCTTTGGTCTATCCTGTTAAAATTTCATAAGTAATCTTAATAAAGATTAGATGGTCTTAAATGAAAGCTAGGATATCATTCAGTAAGTAGATTTGATAAGAAGTCATTTAATGTCCTTTTCAACTCTAAGATATTAAGATTCTGATAGAAAATTATAGGATGTGACAGCTGGAAATGACCTTAGAGAGCTTCTCATCTAAACTCATTATTTTATAAGATATCCTGAGTGGCAGAGTGACTTGTCCAAATTCATGCTGTGAATTAATAGAACCAACAAAGGTAGAAGCCAAGTCTATTCACTTgtgatctagtattcctccattGCTATGCAATGGTTCTCAATGAAACTTCTTGACTGCAGAAAAGGAATGCATTTAAATTAACTTAGGTCATTTGGCATAAGTTTGGCTGATGAGATTAAATTACAGCAaagataaagtaaataaattgtaGGAGCAATGGGATGAATTATGTTATTTGAGAGTGCCTTATTTTATGTGGTTAAACAAGTGATTAGAAGTTCAGCTTGGCACATAAtcaaatataaaagcaatataagCTATTCAACCTTACAATCATCAAGTGCTGAGCTCTTGAGAAATGGAGACAAGCTAAATCTCCATCTCTAATGGGAATAAGTGCAAatcaacctttaaaaaaatggaatgtaaaaagttaatacataattataaattaacaacataattacaaaaccaaaaatggtacaatgcttattttctcttataaCTTTATATCCATTCTAGATCGATATTATTATGGGAAGTGTCTGCACGAAGATCCTTAACCTAATCAGAAATAATAGCTACTTTTATTTATAACTCAACATGTGATAGGCAACCTGGTGCcatatatctcatttaatcaatGAAAGAATCTTATGAGATTGGTattcttataatattaattttaaaaatgaagaagccAAGGCATAGAAAACCTAAGGGAATTGTTCAAAGTAACAGTTTGAGATTATAGATTTTGGCTTAGAATCcttatatttaattgttttcccTGTACCAAATGTTGATATTCCACTCTCTGGTGGTTAGGAGTTGCCATTGCAGCTGCAATCATTCATGTACTTCAAGACCAGGATAGACCAGGGAATTGTTCAATCAATTAGTAGCAGACTATACAGTCACCATATGCAACCAGGTAACTGAGTCTATTTCTCAAGAATACTAGTAGATAGACTacttattatcattattcaagtacctacaaaactaagtttttcCAAGGTGACCAGTTGTTCTAGCCTATATCATTCCATAATAATAAAGCAGGTAAATCCAGTGATGACCAAAATCTATATTTACTCATCGAATCAGAATTATATACCAAAACACCTATTAATTCAGCACTCAATTAAATAGAATGTGCATGTTAATGCCTCATCCCAAGGAGAAAAGAACACATGGAGTGACCTTATTCACAAATGACAGACCTAATATCACCAACTGACATTTGGAAAGTTGGAGCTGCACAAGTACTCACTAATTTACTGCACATTGTAAGGTTAATAAGAAGGCTATTGGCTGGAGACAATCGTGCAAATTCAAGCCagtatgatttcttttctctgcccAGACAGTTTGGCAATAGAACTCTGTGCTGGCAGTGAAAAGTCATGCCAGGTTTTATGataaagcttttaaaacatgCCTACAtcaaacatgattttaaaataattgattcagTTAGTGCCATGCTAATAAGTGGTTTTCGTAATGACTTTGTTCTTATTTCACAAAGGGGTAGTTGAAAAGTTGgcatagctttcttttttctttctttgagctcAGTACCCTTGTCGATTCTTGGAAATCTTGAGTACGTCAAggtttcaaaatcatttttcttttttgtgccaGACATATAGTTGTATTTTGAACACACTTTTATTTAGCACCTTCTATTCATCAATTTTATGAGATACATTTATGGAGATCTTATGTGGCACCAGGCACCATGCTCAGTGTTGGGGATACGGTAGTGAGAAAGATACACTTGCTTCTTGTCTTCATGGAATTCACAGTGCAGTGGAAAAGgcacaaagaagaaatagatgaaatcATCAGAAGTTAAGATAAggtctttgaaggaaaaaaatagaccCTGGGAATGGAATTCTTTTTTCAGATAGGGTGATGGAGAGTCACTGTGAGAGGTAATTCTTAAGCTGAAACACAAAAGGTGAGAAGAACGgtgtacagaatgggagaaggcAACGGAGGGAGGAAACAGTCAGGCAGCTGCATGTGAAAAATACTGAAGCAAGGAATGGTTCAACGTGCTCAAGGGGCTGATTAAAGCCTGTAGGGATGAAGCATGTTGAGTGAGGGAAATGACAAGAGGTAGAGTTAGAAAAATAGGCCACGGCCAGGTCTTGCAAGGGGTTGGAGGGCAGGCTAAGGGGAAAGGATCTTATTCTAAGGATGGTGAGAATCCATTTGATAACTTCAAGCAGGAAAGTCACAAGCTATAGGGGAAGTCTCTGTGCAATAATAACCACTAACACgcataagaattaaataagtcGTTACAGGGTTCATGTAGAGGGCATAATGAGATCCTTAAACAAGAGTGGtcattcaaaattataattaacttGCACGTATTACAAAGGTATTGTATACAAGTTGAGTGAGCACTATGCAAAGCTGAATGCATTCAGGTGtgtccttttaaatatataatatcctTAGTACTTTACATGTCAAGGAAGAGTTTGTTTAAGAGTTATTGAGAGTTCCTGAAATGTTCTTGGATTTCTTCAGACCTGAGAAAAGGAGACTAAAATGCTGTGCTAAGAATATACTTCTATTCTGCTTTGTTATCATTAGCTGAGTTAAGTAAATTATAGAATGTGTTGTAGAAATTGTACTGGGAGGTTCCCTGCTATGCGCGTGAAACTATGCTAAGTACAGCATGCTAATGCAATAAAGGTAGGAGGTGATCATCTGTCTGCAGttaaaaaacaatacacaaaataaacaaaaatgaaaaacacatttgaaaCAGGTTTGTTACAAAAGAAATTATCAACCTTTGAGaagcaagtaaacaaaaataaacatacatactACTTGGTATAAAGTACAGTCATAATAAAAAGGGGGTTAAATTCATTGGTAATTCAGAGGAAAAAGTAATAACTTATAAATGGGAATATGGGGAAAAGCTTCATGAAGAGGAAGCTTTTAAGCTTGGCCCTCAAGTAGATGAGGGGAACAAAATGTTAGACAAAAAGGTAGGATTTAAGGGGCAATGGCCACATTCAGAACTTTGGCTGAACAGTAAGAAGAAATGCTATTGAAGAGCCCTCTCACATCCTGATTCACTAGACAGAACACTATCTTAGTGGAATGAGAGTGAGATCAGTTCCTGAAGCTCATACCACCACATTCTGCCATGATGGTATGTCTCAACGCTCCAGTGCTAAATGTTAACCGGTATTCAATTTGATGTCTTCACCTACATTTCTTGTAGTCCACTTACCAATACGGAGGGTCATGGTagctaaatgagaaaaaaaatgttagcttgGGTGACATGTTGGGACTCATATTTGACAAAGTCCACCCTGAATGAGTCATCTTTGGAGCTAACATAAAAGCTATTTTGAAGATTCAAAATGGACTTGCATCTTTGTTAATAAGATGTCACCTTCATATATAACTAAACAAAGTGCTAATGAGATGGTATCCTTCAAATTAGCTGAAGCAATGAAATGCAAAGGAGTCTTGAGAAGAAGCCAACACCCAGTTTTCTGAGTATATAATCTCTCTCCAGCaaagaatttaattttcagaCTCAGCATGTTGGGTCCTTATGACCAACTTCAATTAAAGGTTTTAGTAATATGCCTCATAGTCACTACTGCTCACTCAGGAGCTTCCAAAATGCCCCACCACTCTCTGCCATTGTACATGACTCTAATCCTATAAGCTTTGAAGATGGATTTTGTTTGCCTAGCAGCTACCATAGCAGAACCTGGCTTCTGGACAACTTTCAAGAAACCTGCAATGAAACCACCAGCTGCCAACTGACCGACTATGAACAGAACCTGTTCACAGAAGACAGCTGTGTGCAAAGTACTTGCCTCCCCGGAGTTGTCCAAACAACTTATTCCAATTCCAAGCCCTGTGAAAGGACAACATGCCATTCAGAAAGATCCTCAGTAGTGTTGGAGTGTGTTTCTCAGCCTTGCCCGTCAGAAAAGAGTCAGCAAATGAATTTTGTAGTCCAGAGCTGCCAACCTGAGAGCCACATGGAAAAGTACTGTTCATCTAAGACTTCTGCAGCTAAGAGTTGCCAAGCTCAGGAATGTGAATCCAACCAACGCCAGTCTCAGAGCTCTGAATCCAGTTCCTGTAGACCTTTGGTCAGTGTTGCACCTGAGCCTCGATTCCTGGAATCTTCTTCTAGCACCTATGAACCAACTTGCTGTGTTACTGGTGGTTTGCAATTGCCTAGTAAGTGAAGATTCTGTAGGGGAGAGGGCATATTTTCACTTGGATGATTGATTTTTGAGATATTTAGTAACTCCTATTTgtctaaatacaaaatattgtgtgtgtgtttgtaagtAAATTAACATGCCTTCTATTACTGTCTCCAacgatatatttttttttttttttcatttttgggcACTTCTGGTGGAAGCTAGGGAATcatgttaattattttagttGGGAATCATGTTAATTATTTTAGGTTACTAAGACATTATTTGTTATAGAACAGTAAGAATTGTAGCTGAGAATAAcatgaataattaaaaagttaCACTTTGGTTACTAGTTATTTTCTATGGAAATATTCAGCATTGAACCTGGCTTATTAGCTAATGTGCTACTATTATCAGAAATCCATAAAATATTGGAGCAAAAATAGACCTACAAGTCCACCTAGTACTATGGATTAGGTAATAGTGGCCATCCACTATTTGATCCACTAAAACACGATACTCTTAAGTTAAATACGAGATTGAATCTATTACCTAAAATGTGCAAGAgaattttgaatttcaatttaATGGACTTTATAACCATGAGACCTTTGAACTGAATGACCTCAAGTTTAGCATCTTCAATTCATTCTATGCCTGTTACTCTTATTCCTGCGTTCGCCAtttctaaagtaatttttaagttGGGAAAATGtcctttgttttaaataaatttacttcGTTTGGAATTATAAACTTAATTGTcacactattatttttattcagtacTTTTATGAGTTCTATgttatgaagtttttttttaacctgatgaaaattgtataaatatttgaaaagcaaatgcTCCTTGCCATAGTTTTTATAGTataagccaaaataaaataactcatttgTAACAGTCAATAGAAGACAGGAAACATATTCAATGTGAAGGTCACAAGACCATAGAGTCAGAATATGTgaaattcattaattttgttCAGGTAGCTTAGATATTCTGAAGCTTTAGGTGTGCTCTGAAattgtatttctcatttttcagggCAATGTAaggtagtggttaagagcatagcTTCTGAAGACAAATTCCCATGGGTTGGAATCTTAGCTTTGCTGAGTGAAGGCTATTTAAATCCAAATGTGTTGCTATGTGCAAATTATTTAACCACTctagtcctcagtttcctcaacttcAAAATTGAGATGTTAATTATAGGGCCACTGTGAGGCTTAATGAGTTAATAAACTGAAAGTGTGAAGCTTAATGAGTTACTTTGtatgtagtaggtgctcatgcTTGGTAAGATTTAGAAACACAACTAATTCAGAGGCTCAGTATAGAGGAGGTAGCAGGAATTTGTAAATACACCCAGAAATCTATAACAGATAAGGAAAGCTACTCATCCGACAAAAGAGAGATTGgttgttttgtattttggaaaatgCAAGCAGCAGCATCTATAAGGGATGATTAAGAAGCACATGCCCTAGTTGAAGTGGATTGGCAAGTATCTCTGAATCTATGACAAAGATAATGCTATTGATAATTTTTACCAGCCCGTTCTGTGAATGGGTGTGGTGGTAATTCTGTGTGTCAACTGGACTGAGCCATGGGCTGCCCAGactaaacattatttctgggcaGGTCTGTGACAGTTTTCTGGATGAAATTAGGATTCATATCAGTGAGCTCAGTGGATTGCCCTCCCCTATGTAAGTGGGAATCATTCAATCCATTAAGggcctgaataaaacaaaaggcagaggaaggagaaatcTGCCCCTTTtggcttcctgcctgcctgcttgagctgggacaccCATCTTCCCCTGCCTTTGGGCAGGGATTTATATCATCAGCTCCGCTGGTTCTCAAGTCTTCACAATTGGACTGAAATCATATCACCacctttcctgggtctccaggttGAAGACCGCAGAGGCAGCCCatgggacttcttagcctccatgattgtgtgagccaattcctcataataaacctcttcattcattcatagacacacacacacactcagacacacacacacacacacacaaacacacacaccccttattGGTTCTGTTCCTTAACCATGACTAATTCAGTGGGCTAGACACAGGTCAACCCAAAGAGGAAGGTTTAAACCTAAAATCTATAAACCACCACCAATCTGAGTGCTCTGCAGAGGGCTGGAATGGAAGGATCCCATCAATGGTAGCAGAGCATGAGGCAGCCACAACAGCAGAGCATCCCGGCAACAAGAGACATTGACATCAATCTTCTGGCCATAGCACTGATGGCAGAAAGACAGCATTGATAGTAATAAAGAGAGACTTCATCTCGTGGCAGCTTCACAGGATTCCAGTTACAGCGAATCATGTGAACATGGATGAAATTCATTCATAATGAATGAGAATTATTACTAAATTGAATTATTTGGAAAGAGCTCAGTTCATCTCGGCTGCTGTTTCTGAAGACAATAAAACACAGACATTTCATGTGCCTTTCAAGTGTATATTCCTGTATTACGTGTAGCTTATTGGGAAAACAGGATTTTGGTGAAGGTATGTTTTGGAGGGCAGGAGAGTGCCAGGAGAGAGGGACAACAGTGTTAAACAAGTTTTACTTTCTAGACCTTAAATCATTCTTTCCAGGTGGAGCTTGGCCACTCCTTTAAGGAGAAGTTAGCTGAAGAAGGGGCCAGTATTTAATGTAACCCAACATGGAACACACGAactatttaaagggaaaaattgtGTAGACTTGAGTACAAAAGAGTTTTGATATTGAAACAGGAAATGGTATGATTATGTAAAAAGACCTTGGTAGGAAATTCAGTGTCAGGGGAAGAGCATGAGACTTAGATTATGATGAGACCTTGCTCAATTTCAAATTCTCTCAATTAATAATTGTGTGCCTTGAGACAAATTAACATTTGTGAGACTCATTCCCTTCATTGTAGATAAtgaatggagataataatacctaattCATTGGGTGATTGTGACAACTAAATGACATCATTCCAATTAAATGCTTACTGGAGTGTTTGCCACATAATAAGAATGCAATATATGGTAAGTGTCATTTTGTACTGcatctgatatttttctctttgacccCAACTTCAGCTTATTTTTATGATTGTCTATAATGCATTTTAACTCCAGAGCAGAGACCAAGAAAATCACTCTAtttcatgtaaaaagcatgtaaACAGTACATGATAAAACCTGGAGATTCTATGCAGTAGTCACTTTCAAACAATATAGAAATAACCCAGTGAGTACATGCTACAGAGCATTCTTCATAGATCAAGGACTGCTTCCTGACAGAGCAGAAAGACTCTGGTAGAATTTCTGCCTTGGTCCCCTAAACTCTTCAAAACTCAGATAGCTTTAACCATATGCTTTTTCTCCTAGAAGTCAAGCATAATGACTATCAAGAACATCTTGCCCATGCAGTACTGTGCCAAGAGCCATAAAATCACTCATATTAATTCAATGCTTATTATTTACAAGACACTTCGTACATATCTTATCATTATCATTTcaaactcaaataactcaatgGTATAAGTACAGTTTTTAATTCCCCTTTTTCCAGTGAGTACAAAGGCACAGATAAGTAAGTTTCCCAGTACAAGCAGTAAATGGTAGAACTAGCATTTTAACCTATAAGTTGGAATTTAAGGCTTGAGTTATAACCCCTGACTATCCTAATTGCATTACCTTTCTAGTCATTAGAGTAGTTTCAAATGTGGGGGAAAATATCTGTGCTATATGGAGGGCCTGCACAAATCATTTGACTGAAAATAATTGGTCTGTTTATACTGTATTGTTGCGATATTAAAGAGAAGCCGACCAGAGAACTAAGTGTAGTAAACTGGATGGCTTATTTATAACTCAGGAATAAATACAAAAGGGAAAATGGGAATGTTTTCATTAGAGTTTGTAAAATATTATGAACTTGAAATAtcctggaaaataataaatattaacttcaaATCATGTGAAACTGACTGAATCTAAGTTCCAGATAAAGGGTCTAGGTGATATAGACTCAGACTCCTCCAATCCAAGCTTTATTATCTTAATGTTAGTCATTTCATTTTCCATACCATTTAgtccctattcttttttttagttaaatgatgtt is a window of Microcebus murinus isolate Inina chromosome 1, M.murinus_Inina_mat1.0, whole genome shotgun sequence DNA encoding:
- the KRTAP27-1 gene encoding keratin-associated protein 27-1, with the translated sequence MPHSHYCSLRSFQNAPPLSAIVHDSNPISFEDGFCLPSSYHSRTWLLDNFQETCNETTSCQLTDYEQNLFTEDSCVQSTCLPGVVQTTYSNSKPCERTTCHSERSSVVLECVSQPCPSEKSQQMNFVVQSCQPESHMEKYCSSKTSAAKSCQAQECESNQRQSQSSESSSCRPLVSVAPEPRFLESSSSTYEPTCCVTGGLQLPSK